A window of Verrucomicrobiia bacterium genomic DNA:
GGGGTGAGTTTGTTTGCTCCGACACGCCTTTATGGACGGCCAGATGATTTGCGGGCTTTTATTGATCAGGCGCATCGGGCCGGCTTGGGTGTTATTCTTGATGTCGTCTATAACCATCTCGGGCCGGATGGTAATTATTTGAAGCAATTCTCAGAGGACTATTTTACCGATCGTTACCGAAATGAGTGGGGGCAGGCGATCAACTTTGATGGTCCTCAGAGCGGACCGGTCCGGGAGTTTTTCACTGCCAACGCCGCGTATTGGATTGAGGAATTCCACCTGGACGGCTTGCGGCTGGATGCGACGCAGCAAATCTTCGACGCATCGCCTAATCACATTCTTTCGCTGATTTCGAGGCGAGTCCGTGAGGCCGCCCAAGGAAAGGCGGTTTATTTGGCTGCCGAGAATGAGAGCCAGGAGACAAGGCTGGCGCGGCCATTTGAGGCAGGGGGTTATGGGCTGGATGCATTATGGAACGATGATTTTCACCACACGGCGCGCGTCGCGCTGACCGGGCACAACGAGGCCTATTACGGCGACTACAAGGGCAGCCCGCAGGAACTCATTTCGGCGGTAAAGCGGGGCTTTCTTTACCAAGGCCAATGGTTTTGCTGGCAAAAAAAACGGCGCGGAAGCCCGACGTTCGGGCTGGCGCCGGAACAGTTCATCAATTATTTGCAGAACCACGATCAAGTGGCGAATTCGTTGCGCGGGTTGCGCATGCACCAAATAGGAGGCGCGAATCGATGCAAGGCGCTGACGGCGCTGCTGCTGCTGGGGCCTGGAACACCCTTACTATTTCAGGGCCAGGAGTTCTGGGCGTCGGCTCCTTTCTTATTTTTTGCCGACCACAATCCCGAGCTGGCGCGGTTGGTGAGGCAAGGCCGGCATGAGTTCCTGAGGCAATTCTCCAGCATTGCCTCGTCCGAAAGCGAGGTGCATCTCGCGGACCCGAGCTCCGTTAAGACCTTTGAGTCCTGCAAACTGGATTTTTCGGAACGGGAACGGCACCGCCACATCTACAAGATGCACCATGACCTGTTGAAGCTGCGGCGCGAGGATGAGGTCTTTAAAGAGCCGCGGGCAGGGGCTGTCGATGGGGCTGTCCTTGGGGCCGATGCGATGGTGCTTCGGTTTTTTGGCAAGAGCGGCCAGGACAGGCTGCTGTTGGTCAATTTGGGTGTTGATCTGCAATTGAGCCCGGCGCCGGAGCCGCTGCTTGCGCCAGTGGCAGGCAGTGCCTGGACGCTGAAATGGTCCAGTGACGCTCCGTGTTACGGCGGACGGGGCATTACGCCCTTGGAGAAGGAGGGAATCTGGATGGTGCCGGGGCATGCGACGGTGGTGCTTGAACCGGCGCAAGTGTGAAAGGGACATTGCGCGGGATTCAACCTCAGCAGCAGAACGGGTATCCATGGAAACACTAATCCGCAGGATTGATTTGACGCAGGCGCAGGGAGAGGTCGCCCGCCAGCTCTTGCACCGTGAATGGCTGGCGACGAACGGACTGGGCGGCTATGCCTCGGGAACCATCTCGGGCACCGTGACCTGGCGTTATCATGGGCTGCTCATTGCGGCGTTGCCGGCGCCATTTGGCCGCATGGTCATGCTCAATCATTTGGCTGAATCGATCCGCTTTCCAGATGGCCGCAGGTTGCAAATAGGCGGTGAGGAATCAGGGCAGCCTGAGGAGGGACGGTCTTTGCCGCATTTTATCACTGAATTTCGACTCGAAAATGGCCTGCCCATCTGGCACTACGAAGTCGAGGGCATCATTCTCGAGAAGCATGTTCTCTTCCTTTATGGACAGAACACCGTTCACGTGAATTATCATTTGTTGTCCGCCCAGGAGGATGTGCAACTGGAGCTGCGGCCCTCGATACATTTCCGCAGCCACGAACAGGCCGTCGATGCGGGCCGCCTGGATGGCTATCGGTTCAGTGTCAGTGGCGGCGAATACGAAGTGACCCTCGAAGACTTCCCGCCACGTTTGCGAATGGTGCTGTGGGCGGACCGTTCGGCTTTCACTTATGATGGAGGGACACGGCGCGAAATTCATTATCAAAAGGAGGCCGAGCGCGGTTGTCAGGCGCGGGGCTTGTTGTGGAGTCCGGGCTATTTCAGCGCGACGCTGCACGCCCGCCGGGACGCAACGCTCATTGCGTCCACGGAGTG
This region includes:
- the treZ gene encoding malto-oligosyltrehalose trehalohydrolase, whose product is MKAQNAVPQGTGRKAGRTRGVVSPKEIHQPRRLPIGAEVVAGGGTHFRVWAPKHRKMMLQLCDRLDFPARALREVEMESEAGGYFSGFVAEAHPGVFYKFKPGAGSFSDPASRFQPNGPHGPSEVVDPFQFRWRDGEWRGVERPGQVIYELHIGTFTPEGTWAAAAEQLPELARLGVTVIELMPVADFPGQFGWGYDGVSLFAPTRLYGRPDDLRAFIDQAHRAGLGVILDVVYNHLGPDGNYLKQFSEDYFTDRYRNEWGQAINFDGPQSGPVREFFTANAAYWIEEFHLDGLRLDATQQIFDASPNHILSLISRRVREAAQGKAVYLAAENESQETRLARPFEAGGYGLDALWNDDFHHTARVALTGHNEAYYGDYKGSPQELISAVKRGFLYQGQWFCWQKKRRGSPTFGLAPEQFINYLQNHDQVANSLRGLRMHQIGGANRCKALTALLLLGPGTPLLFQGQEFWASAPFLFFADHNPELARLVRQGRHEFLRQFSSIASSESEVHLADPSSVKTFESCKLDFSERERHRHIYKMHHDLLKLRREDEVFKEPRAGAVDGAVLGADAMVLRFFGKSGQDRLLLVNLGVDLQLSPAPEPLLAPVAGSAWTLKWSSDAPCYGGRGITPLEKEGIWMVPGHATVVLEPAQV